One Solanum pennellii chromosome 10, SPENNV200 genomic region harbors:
- the LOC107002656 gene encoding molybdate transporter 1 — protein sequence MYIFLHMNKFITMESSTLEENNPQSQAPKLNFMLKLKENLVFKSKWAELNGAMGDLGTYIPIVLALTLASHLNLGTTLIFTGVYNFVTGAIYGVPMPVQPMKSIAAVAISDPDFGIPEVMAAGICTAGILFVLGATGLMQIVYRLIPISVVRGIQLAQGLSFAMTAVKYIKNVQDFAKSKSGGQRDWVGLDGLLLALICAVFIVIVNGAGDDDRVDNPESGRREKVQKIIFSLPSAFLIFLLGVVLAIIRGPNAMKGFKFGPSRIDVMSISKHAWKQGFIKGTIPQLPLSVLNSVIAVCKLSTDLFPEREVTATSVSMTVGLMNLIGCWFGAMPCCHGAGGLAGQYKFGGRSGGCVALLGVAKLVLGLVLGSSMVKVLTQFPVGVLGVLLLFAGIELAMCARDINTKEEAFVVLVCTSVSLVGSSAALGFLCGIVVHLLLKMRNMGSNGQSCSNVIWFHRNP from the coding sequence atGTACATATTTTTGCATATGAACAAATTCATCACTATGGAGTCCTCCACACTAGAAGAAAACAATCCTCAATCTCAAGCACCTAAGCTAAATTTCATGTTgaaattgaaggaaaatttGGTATTCAAATCAAAATGGGCTGAATTGAATGGTGCAATGGGTGATTTAGGCACATATATACCAATTGTCTTAGCTTTAACCCTAGCCAGTCACTTAAATCTAGGGACAACACTAATTTTCACTGGTGTATACAATTTTGTAACTGGTGCTATCTATGGTGTACCAATGCCTGTTCAGCCAATGAAATCTATTGCAGCTGTAGCTATCAGTGACCCGGATTTCGGCATACCTGAAGTTATGGCTGCCGGAATTTGCACCGCCGGGATCTTGTTCGTATTAGGCGCCACCGGATTGATGCAGATCGTGTATAGATTGATTCCAATTTCAGTTGTTAGAGGAATTCAACTTGCACAAGGTTTGTCGTTCGCAATGACAGCAgttaagtatattaaaaatGTACAAGATTTCGCAAAATCAAAATCTGGAGGGCAGAGGGATTGGGTAGGGTTAGATGGATTGTTGTTAGCTTTAATTTGCGCTGTTTTTATTGTGATTGTTAATGGTGCTGGTGATGATGATCGCGTCGATAATCCTGAATCAGGAAGAAGGGAAAAAGTtcagaaaatcatattttcactTCCATCAgcttttcttatatttttgttaggGGTTGTTTTGGCTATTATAAGAGGGCCTAATGCGATGAAAGGGTTTAAATTTGGTCCATCGAGAATTGATGTAATGAGTATATCAAAACATGCTTGGAAGCAAGGGTTTATTAAAGGGACTATACCTCAACTACCTTTATCTGTACTTAACTCTGTGATTGCAGTGTGTAAACTGTCAACAGATTTGTTTCCAGAGAGGGAAGTCACAGCTACCTCGGTGTCGATGACGGTGGGGTTGATGAATCTAATAGGTTGTTGGTTTGGTGCAATGCCATGTTGTCATGGTGCAGGTGGGTTAGCAGGGCAATACAAGTTTGGTGGTAGGAGTGGTGGGTGTGTGGCACTTCTTGGTGTGGCTAAGTTGGTTTTGGGATTGGTTTTAGGGAGTTCAATGGTGAAAGTTTTGACACAATTTCCTGTTGGGGTTTTAGGGGTTCTGTTGTTGTTTGCTGGGATTGAATTGGCCATGTGTGCAAGAGATATCAACACTAAAGAAGAGGCATTTGTGGTGCTTGTTTGCACATCAGTTTCATTAGTTGGGTCAAGTGCTGCATTGGGTTTTTTGTGTGGTATTGTGGTTCATTTGCTACTTAAGATGAGGAATATGGGTAGTAATGGTCAATCTTGTTCTAATGTAATTTGGTTTCATAGAAACCCATAA